One part of the Solea solea chromosome 1, fSolSol10.1, whole genome shotgun sequence genome encodes these proteins:
- the LOC131470988 gene encoding 7-alpha-hydroxycholest-4-en-3-one 12-alpha-hydroxylase-like produces the protein MGLLLSIFIGFLASLIGGLYLLGVFRRRQPGEPPLDKGLIPWLGHVLKFRRNTLKFIERMKQKHGDVFTVQLGGFYITFLQDPLSFGTFVKESREKLDFNKFARFLVHRVFGYEAEEDEHHNLQVSSNKNLKGDGLKVLTQAMMANLQNLMLHRIDGAADKSTWIEDGLFMYSYNILFRAGYLSLYGNTPPESEGSEERSKEKDRAESEALFSEFRKYDQLFPNLTYGVLTPRQRLEAKRLMELLWNVLSMQKMRLKDNISRWIRDMQQFRNEKGMKESMTDRYMFVLLFASQGNTGPASFWLLFFLMKHPEAMAAVKEEVDRVVKESGQEVRLGGPLVNLTHEMLMKTPILDSALEESLRLSVAPLLSRAVLQDMTLKMADGREYFIRKGDRMAMFPYSAVQMDPEIHSDPCSFKYDRFLNPDGSKKTHFYKQGKKVKYYNMPWGAGVSMCPGRFFASNEMKQFIFLMFIYFEFELKNPDEIPEIDNRRLGFGSMQPVRDVPFRYRLRD, from the coding sequence ATGGGACTCCTGCTCTCCATATTTATTGGCTTTCTTGCCTCTCTGATCGGAGGACTTTACCTTCTTGGGGTGTTTCGAAGGCGCCAGCCAGGAGAGCCCCCTTTGGATAAGGGGCTCATCCCTTGGCTGGGTCATGTCTTGAAGTTTCGCAGGAACACACTGAAATTCATCGAGAGGATGAAGCAAAAGCATGGCGATGTATTCACAGTACAGCTGGGAGGGTTTTATATCACATTCCTTCAGGATCCTCTATCATTTGGAACTTTTGtaaaagagagcagagaaaaactAGACTTTAACAAGTTTGCAAGGTTTCTTGTACACAGAGTGTTTGGTTATGAAGCTGAAGAGGATGAGCACCACAATCTCCAAGTCTCCAGCAACAAGAATCTCAAGGGAGATGGCCTGAAGGTACTGACACAAGCTATGATGGCTAATTTACAGAATCTGATGTTGCACAGAATCGATGGAGCTGCAGACAAAAGCACCTGGATAGAGGATGGACTCTTTATGTACAGCTACAATATTCTTTTTAGGGCCGGCTACTTGTCTCTGTATGGCAATACACCACCTGAGTCAGAAGGAAGTGAAGAGAGATCGAAAGAGAAAGATAGAGCTGAGTCAGAAGCCTTATTCTCTGAATTTCGTAAATATGACCAACTCTTCCCTAACCTGACCTACGGGGTGCTCACACCCAGGCAGAGATTGGAGGCAAAGAGGCTGATGGAACTTCTCTGGAATGTTCTATCAATGCAGAAGATGAGGCTTAAGGACAACATCAGCCGCTGGATACGGGATATGCAGCAGTTCAGAAATGAGAAGGGTATGAAGGAGTCAATGACTGACAGGTatatgtttgtgcttcttttcgCCTCTCAGGGCAACACAGGGCCCGCCTCCTTCTggctgctcttctttctcatgAAACACCCAGAGGCCATGGCAGCAGTAAAGGAAGAGGTAGATAGGGTTGTGAAGGAATcaggacaggaagtccgacTTGGTGGTCCTTTAGTCAACCTGACCCATGAAATGCTGATGAAAACACCCATCCTGGACAGTGCTCTGGAAGAGAGTCTCCGACTCAGTGTTGCACCCCTCCTCAGCAGAGCTGTGCTTCAGGATATGACTCTCAAAATGGCAGATGGTCGTGAATATTTCATTCGTAAAGGTGACAGAATGGCAATGTTCCCTTACAGTGCAGTTCAAATGGACCCAGAGATCCACTCTGACCCATGTTCATTCAAATATGACCGCTTTCTCAATCCAGACGGGAGCAAGAAAACTCATTTCTACAAGCAGGGGAAGAAGGTGAAGTACTACAACATGCCCTGGGGTGCTGGGGTCTCAATGTGTCCTGGGCGTTTCTTTGCctcaaatgaaatgaagcagTTTATTTTCCTCATGTTCATCTACTTCGAGTTTGAGCTGAAGAATCCTGATGAGATACCTGAAATTGACAACAGGAGATTGGGCTTTGGATCCATGCAGCCTGTCAGAGATGTTCCGTTTCGGTACAGACTCAGAGATTAA
- the LOC131470982 gene encoding 5-beta-cholestane-3-alpha,7-alpha-diol 12-alpha-hydroxylase-like, translating into MELLLSIFIGFLASLIGGLYLLGVFRRRQPGEPPLDKGLIPWLGHVLEFRRNTLKFIERMKQKHGDVFTVQLGGSYITFLQDPLSFGPFVKERREKLDLNKFARHLVRRVFGYEAEVDEHHILQVSSNKHLKGDGLKVLTQAMMANLQNLMLHRIDGAADKSTWIEDGLFMYSYNILFRAGYLSLYGNTAPESEGSEERSKEKDRAESEALFSEFRKYDQLFPNLTYGVLTPRQRLEAKRLMELFWNVLSMQKMRLKDNISHWIWDMQQFRNEKGMKESMIDRYMFVLLWASQGNTGPTSFWLLLFLMKHPEAMAAVKEEVDRVVKESGQEVRRDGPLVDLTHEMLMKTPILDSALEESLRLTAAPLLTRAVLQDMTLKMADGREYFIRKGDRMAMFPYSAVQMDPEIHPDPCSFKYDRFLNPDGSKKTHFYKQGKKVKYYNMPWGAGVSMCPGRFFASNEMKQFVFLMLIYLEFELKNPDEKIPEIDDRRWGFGSMQPVRNVPFRYRLRD; encoded by the coding sequence ATGGAACTCCTGCTCTCCATATTTATTGGCTTTCTTGCCTCTCTGATCGGAGGACTTTACCTTCTTGGGGTGTTTCGAAGGCGGCAGCCAGGAGAGCCCCCTTTGGATAAGGGGCTCATCCCTTGGCTGGGTCATGTCTTGGAGTTTCGCAGGAACACACTGAAATTCATCGAGAGGATGAAGCAAAAGCATGGCGATGTATTCACAGTACAGCTGGGAGGTTCTTATATCACATTCCTTCAGGATCCTCTATCGTTTGGACCTTTtgtaaaagagagaagagaaaaactaGACCTTAACAAGTTTGCAAGGCATCTTGTACGCAGAGTGTTTGGTTATGAAGCTGAAGTGGATGAGCACCACATTCTCCAAGTCTCCAGCAACAAGCATCTCAAGGGAGATGGCCTGAAGGTACTGACACAAGCTATGATGGCTAATTTACAGAATCTGATGTTGCACAGAATCGATGGAGCTGCAGACAAAAGCACCTGGATAGAGGATGGACTCTTTATGTACAGCTACAATATTCTTTTTAGGGCCGGCTACTTGTCTCTGTATGGCAATACAGCCCCTGAGTCAGAAGGAAGTGAAGAGAGATCGAAAGAGAAAGATAGAGCTGAGTCAGAAGCCTTATTCTCTGAATTTCGTAAATATGACCAACTCTTCCCTAACCTGACCTACGGGGTGCTCACACCCAGGCAGAGATTGGAGGCAAAGAGGCTGATGGAACTTTTCTGGAATGTTCTATCAATGCAGAAGATGAGGCTCAAGGACAACATCAGCCACTGGATTTGGGATATGCAGCAGTTCAGAAATGAGAAGGGTATGAAGGAGTCAATGATTGACAGGTatatgtttgtgcttctttGGGCGTCCCAGGGCAACACAGGGCCCACCTCCTTCTGGCTGCTCCTCTTTCTCATGAAACACCCAGAGGCCATGGCAGCAGTAAAGGAAGAGGTAGATAGGGTTGTGAAGGAATcaggacaggaagtccgacGTGATGGTCCTTTAGTCGACCTGACCCACGAAATGCTGATGAAAACACCCATCCTGGACAGTGCTCTGGAAGAGAGTCTCCGACTCACTGCTGCACCCCTCCTCACCAGAGCTGTGCTTCAGGATATGACTCTCAAAATGGCAGACGGTCGTGAATATTTCATTCGTAAAGGTGACAGAATGGCAATGTTCCCTTACAGTGCAGTTCAAATGGACCCAGAGATCCACCCTGACCCATGTTCATTCAAATATGACCGCTTTCTCAATCCAGACGGGAGCAAGAAAACTCATTTCTACAAGCAGGGGAAGAAGGTGAAGTACTACAACATGCCCTGGGGTGCTGGGGTCTCAATGTGTCCTGGGCGTTTCTTCGCCTCCAATGAAATGAAgcagtttgttttcctcatgttGATCTACTTAGAGTTTGAGCTGAAGAATCCTGATGAGAAGATACCTGAAATTGATGACAGGAGATGGGGCTTTGGATCCATGCAGCCTGTGAGAAATGTTCCCTTTCGGTACAGACTCAGAGATTAA
- the LOC131472551 gene encoding 7-alpha-hydroxycholest-4-en-3-one 12-alpha-hydroxylase-like → MSGVDGENLWNEFQTDGDFDPSNQSWDSCSLYNLQNLMLHRIDGAADKSTWIEDGLFMYSYNILFRAGYLSLFGNTPPESEGSEERSKEKDRAESEALFSEFLKYDQLFPNLAYGVLTPRQRFEAKRLMKLFWNVLSVQKMRLKDNISHWIWNMQQFKNEKGMKESMIDRLMFVLHFASQGNTGSASFWLLFFLMKHPEAMAAVKEEVDRVVKESGHEVRRGGPLVDLTHEMLMKTPILDSALEESLRLTAAPLLTRAVLQDMTLKMADGREYFIRKGDRMAMFPYSAVQMDPEIHPDPCSFKYDRFLNPDGSKKTHFYKQGKKVKYYNMPWGAGVSMCPGRFFASNEMKQFVFLMLIYLEFELKNPDEKIPEIDDGRWGFGSMQPVRNVPFRYRLRD, encoded by the exons atgtCGGGtgtcgacggggaaaacttgtggaacgagttccagacagaCGGCGACTTCGATCCT AGTAATCAGTCATGGGACTCCTGCTCTCTTTACAATTTACAGAATCTGATGTTGCACAGAATCGATGGAGCTGCAGACAAAAGCACCTGGATAGAGGATGGACTCTTTATGTACAGCTACAATATTCTTTTTAGGGCCGGCTACTTGTCTCTGTTTGGCAATACACCACCTGAGTCAGAAGGAAGTGAAGAGAGATCGAAAGAGAAAGATAGAGCTGAGTCAGAAGCCTTATTCTCTGAGTTTCTTAAATATGACCAACTCTTCCCTAACCTGGCCTACGGGGTGCTCACACCCAGGCAGAGATTTGAGGCAAAGAGGCTGATGAAACTTTTCTGGAATGTTCTATCAGTGCAGAAGATGAGGCTCAAGGACAACATCAGCCACTGGATATGGAATATGCAGCAGTTCAAAAATGAGAAGGGTATGAAGGAGTCAATGATTGACAGGCTCATGTTTGTGCTTCATTTTGCCTCTCAGGGCAACACAGGGTCCGCCTCCTTCTggctgctcttctttctcatgAAACACCCAGAGGCCATGGCAGCAGTAAAGGAAGaggt agaTAGGGTTGTGAAGGAATCAGGACACGAAGTCCGACGCGGTGGTCCTTTAGTCGACCTGACCCACGAAATGCTGATGAAAACACCCATCCTGGACAGTGCTCTGGAAGAGAGTCTCCGACTCACTGCTGCACCCCTCCTCACCAGAGCTGTGCTTCAGGATATGACTCTCAAAATGGCAGATGGTCGTGAATATTTCATTCGTAAAGGTGACAGAATGGCAATGTTCCCTTACAGTGCAGTTCAAATGGACCCAGAGATCCACCCTGACCCATGTTCATTCAAATATGACCGCTTTCTCAATCCAGACGGGAGCAAGAAAACTCATTTCTACAAGCAGGGGAAGAAGGTGAAGTACTACAACATGCCCTGGGGTGCTGGGGTCTCAATGTGTCCTGGGCGTTTCTTCGCCTCCAATGAAATGAAgcagtttgttttcctcatgttGATCTACTTAGAGTTTGAGCTGAAGAATCCTGATGAGAAGATACCTGAAATTGACGACGGGAGATGGGGCTTTGGATCCATGCAGCCTGTGAGAAATGTTCCGTTTCGGTACAGACTCAGAGATTAA
- the LOC131470973 gene encoding 5-beta-cholestane-3-alpha,7-alpha-diol 12-alpha-hydroxylase-like, whose amino-acid sequence MGLLLSIFIGFLASLIGGLYLLGVFRRRQPGEPPLDKGLIPWLGHVLEFRRNTLKFIERMKQKHGDVFTVQLGGSYITFLQDPLSFGPFVKERREKLDLNKFARHLVRRVFGYEAEEDEHHILQVSSNKHLKGDGLKVLTQAMMANLQNLMLHRIDGAADKSTWIEDGLFMYSYNILFRAGYLSLYGNTAPESEGSEERSKEKDRAESEALFSEFRKYDQLFPNLTYGVLTPRQRLEAKRLMELFWNVLSMQKMRLKDNISHWIWDMQQFRNEKGMKESMIDRYMFVLLFVSQGNTGPASFWLLLFLMKHPEAMAAVKEEVDRVVKESGQEVRRDGPLVDLTHEMLMKTPILDSALEESLRLTAAPLLTRAVLQDMTLKMADGREYFIRKGDRMAMFPYSAVQMDPEIHPDPCSFKYDRFLNPDGSKKTHFYKQGKKVKYYNMPWGAGVSMCPGRFFASNEMKQFVFLMLIYFECELKNPDEKIPEIDDGRWGFGSMQPVRDVPFRYRLRD is encoded by the coding sequence ATGGGACTCCTGCTCTCCATATTTATTGGCTTTCTTGCCTCTCTGATCGGAGGACTTTACCTTCTTGGGGTGTTTCGAAGGCGCCAGCCAGGAGAGCCCCCTTTGGATAAGGGGCTCATCCCTTGGCTGGGTCATGTCTTGGAGTTTCGCAGGAACACACTGAAATTCATCGAGAGGATGAAGCAAAAGCATGGCGATGTATTCACAGTACAGCTGGGAGGTTCTTATATCACATTCCTTCAGGATCCTCTATCGTTTGGACCTTTtgtaaaagagagaagagaaaaactaGACCTTAACAAGTTTGCAAGGCATCTTGTACGCAGAGTGTTTGGTTATGAAGCTGAAGAGGATGAGCACCACATTCTCCAAGTCTCCAGCAACAAGCATCTCAAGGGAGATGGCCTGAAGGTACTGACACAAGCTATGATGGCTAATTTACAGAATCTGATGTTGCACAGAATCGATGGAGCTGCAGACAAAAGCACCTGGATAGAGGATGGACTCTTTATGTACAGCTACAATATTCTTTTTAGGGCCGGCTACTTGTCTCTGTATGGCAATACAGCCCCTGAGTCAGAAGGAAGTGAAGAGAGATCGAAAGAGAAAGATAGAGCTGAGTCAGAAGCCTTATTCTCTGAATTTCGTAAATATGACCAACTCTTCCCTAACCTGACCTACGGGGTGCTCACACCCAGGCAGAGATTGGAGGCAAAGAGGCTGATGGAACTTTTCTGGAATGTTCTATCAATGCAGAAGATGAGGCTCAAGGACAACATCAGCCACTGGATTTGGGATATGCAGCAGTTCAGAAATGAGAAGGGTATGAAGGAGTCAATGATTGACAGGTatatgtttgtgcttctttttgTCTCTCAGGGCAACACAGGGCCCGCCTCCTTCTGGCTGCTCCTCTTTCTCATGAAACACCCAGAGGCCATGGCAGCAGTAAAGGAAGAGGTAGATAGGGTTGTGAAGGAATcaggacaggaagtccgacGTGATGGTCCTTTAGTCGACCTGACCCACGAAATGCTGATGAAAACACCCATCCTGGACAGTGCTCTGGAAGAGAGTCTCCGACTCACTGCTGCACCCCTCCTCACCAGAGCTGTGCTTCAGGATATGACTCTCAAAATGGCAGATGGTCGTGAATATTTCATTCGTAAAGGTGACAGAATGGCAATGTTCCCTTACAGTGCAGTTCAAATGGACCCAGAGATCCACCCTGACCCATGTTCATTCAAATATGACCGCTTTCTCAATCCAGACGGGAGCAAGAAAACTCATTTCTACAAGCAGGGGAAGAAGGTGAAGTACTACAACATGCCCTGGGGTGCTGGGGTCTCAATGTGTCCTGGGCGTTTCTTCGCCTCCAATGAAATGAAgcagtttgttttcctcatgttGATCTACTTTGAGTGTGAGCTGAAGAATCCTGATGAGAAGATACCTGAAATTGACGACGGGAGATGGGGCTTTGGATCCATGCAGCCTGTCAGAGATGTTCCGTTTCGGTACAGACTCAGAGATTAA
- the LOC131470987 gene encoding 5-beta-cholestane-3-alpha,7-alpha-diol 12-alpha-hydroxylase-like, giving the protein MGLLLSIFIGFLASLIGGLYLLGEFRRRQPGEPPLDKGLIPWLGHVLEFRRNTRKFIERMKQKHGDVFTVQLGGFYITFLQDPLSFGPFVKESREKLDFNKFARHLVRRVFGYEAEEDEHHNFLVSSNKHLKGDGLKVLTQAMMANLQNLMLHRIDGAADKSTWIEDGLFMYSYNILFRAGYLSLFGNTPPESEGSEERSKEKDRAESEALFSEFRKYDQLFPNLAFGVLTPRQRLEAKRLMELLWNALSMQKMRLKDNISRWIWDMQQFRNEKGMKESMTDRLMFVLLFASQGNTGSASFWLLLFLMKHPEAMAAVKEEVDRVVKESGQEVRRGGPLVDLTHEMLMKTPILDSALEESLRLTAAPLLTRAVLQDMTLKMADGREYFIRKGDRMAMFPYSAVQMDPEIHSDPCSFKYDRFLNPDRSKKTHFYKQGKKVKYYNMPWGTGVSMCPGRFFASNEIKQFVFLMLIYFECELKNPDEKIPEIDDRRWGFGSMQPVRDVPFRYRLRD; this is encoded by the coding sequence ATGGGACTCCTGCTCTCTATATTTATTGGCTTTCTTGCCTCTTTGATCGGAGGACTTTACCTTCTTGGGGAGTTTCGAAGGCGCCAGCCAGGAGAGCCCCCTTTGGATAAGGGGCTCATCCCTTGGCTGGGTCATGTCTTGGAGTTTCGCAGGAACACACGGAAATTCATCGAGAGGATGAAGCAAAAGCATGGCGATGTATTCACAGTACAGCTGGGAGGGTTTTATATCACATTCCTTCAGGATCCTCTATCGTTTGGACCTTTTGtaaaagagagcagagaaaaactAGACTTTAACAAGTTTGCAAGGCATCTTGTACGCAGAGTGTTTGGTTATGAAGCTGAAGAGGATGAGCACCATAATTTCCTAGTCTCCAGCAACAAGCATCTCAAGGGAGATGGCCTGAAGGTACTGACACAAGCTATGATGGCTAATTTACAGAATCTGATGTTGCACAGAATCGATGGAGCTGCAGACAAAAGCACCTGGATAGAGGATGGACTCTTTATGTACAGCTACAATATTCTTTTTAGGGCCGGCTACTTGTCTCTGTTTGGCAATACACCACCTGAGTCAGAAGGAAGTGAAGAGAGATCGAAAGAGAAAGATAGAGCTGAGTCAGAAGCCTTATTCTCTGAATTTCGTAAATATGACCAACTCTTCCCTAACCTGGCCTTCGGGGTGCTCACACCCAGGCAGAGATTGGAGGCAAAGAGGCTGATGGAACTTCTCTGGAACGCTCTATCAATGCAGAAGATGAGGCTCAAGGACAACATCAGCCGCTGGATATGGGATATGCAGCAGTTCAGAAATGAGAAGGGTATGAAGGAGTCAATGACTGACAGGCtcatgtttgtgcttctttttgCCTCTCAGGGCAACACAGGGTCCGCCTCCTTCTGGCTGCTCCTCTTTCTCATGAAACACCCAGAGGCCATGGCAGCAGTAAAGGAAGAGGTAGATAGGGTTGTGAAGGAATcaggacaggaagtccgacGTGGTGGTCCTTTAGTCGACCTGACCCACGAAATGCTGATGAAAACACCCATCCTGGACAGTGCTCTGGAAGAGAGTCTCCGACTCACTGCTGCACCCCTCCTCACCAGAGCTGTGCTTCAGGATATGACTCTCAAAATGGCAGATGGTCGTGAATATTTCATTCGTAAAGGTGACAGAATGGCAATGTTCCCTTACAGTGCAGTTCAAATGGACCCAGAGATCCACTCTGACCCATGTTCATTCAAATATGACCGCTTTCTCAATCCAGACAGGAGCAAGAAAACTCATTTCTACAAGCAGGGGAAGAAGGTGAAGTACTACAACATGCCCTGGGGTACTGGGGTCTCAATGTGTCCTGGGCGTTTCTTCGCCTCCAATGAAATTAAgcagtttgttttcctcatgttGATCTACTTTGAGTGTGAGCTGAAGAATCCTGATGAGAAGATACCTGAAATTGATGACAGGAGATGGGGCTTTGGATCCATGCAGCCTGTAAGAGATGTTCCGTTTCGGTACAGACTCAGAGATTAA